Proteins encoded within one genomic window of Tachysurus vachellii isolate PV-2020 chromosome 16, HZAU_Pvac_v1, whole genome shotgun sequence:
- the parp12b gene encoding protein mono-ADP-ribosyltransferase PARP12b: MSSYSRVIHHATSILCSHKGSMDLSQLYRKVYQRFDISDEHFWYILKKCPRFAMVRNRPSEEKDVTDFIVVAKTSLRLCKSYTKQDCFGCQDLHLCKYFVYGNCRYGKGRKECKFSHNIQSEHNFPLLRECTLHELHEDDLFLLLLQNDPALLPEVCSHYNKGSGLFGACTFKENCTKVHMCQHFVQDNCIFGPKCKRLHCVDEYGRRMLEERGLGMDVIQDLPYLYQNVYRLSASATDAERISEPVSRSLELSEEKNEICLHFIRRNCRFQEQCKLVHFNLPYKWEVNEGNGWRDLQGMEEIERAFCDPKNTFGPGSRPVDFQTMTRSGHPVRRLSTVSSITKPSHYVLTTHWLWYYKGDHDNWIEYGRPDDKHRVTSVKSCDLEEMFLTDNKAKVTVLKGNRHYYVSFEDMYQRNPKHNTKRKVRRRPCFVSISEVESQIV; encoded by the exons ATGTCCAGCTATTCTCGGGTTATCCATCATGCTACGAGTATCCTGTGCAGCCATAAAGGCTCCATGGACCTGTCTCAGCTTTACAGGAAGGTTTACCAACGATTTGATATCAGCGACGAGCATTTTtggtatatattaaaaaaatgtccgAGATTCGCGATGGTCCGAAACAGACCGAGTGAAGAAAAAGATGTGACGGATTTTATCGTAGTGGCTAAAACATCTCTGCGTCTGTGTAAAAGTTACACCAAACAGGACTGTTTCGGCTGCCAGGACCTGCATCTGTGTAAATATTTCGTTTATGGAAACTGCCGTTATGGTAAAGGAAG gAAGGAATGCAAGTTCTCCCATAACATTCAGTCTGAACATAACTTTCCCCTTCTTCGTGAGTGCACTCTTCATGAACTTCATGAGGATGAcctctttctcctcctgctACAGAACGACCCTGCGCTACTACCTGAG GTTTGCTCCCACTACAATAAGGGGTCGGGCCTGTTCGGGGCCTGTACCTTTAAGGAAAACTGCACTAAAGTGCACATGTGCCAGCACTTTGTGCAGGACAACTGCATCTTTGGCCCCAAGTGCAAGCGGCTTCACTGCGTGGACGAGTACGGCCGCAGGATGCTGGAGGAGCGCGGCCTCGGCATGGACGTCATCCAGGACTTACCTTACCTCTACCAGAACGTTTACCGCCTGAGTGCCAGTGCAACAGAcgcag agAGAATTTCTGAGCCTGTAAGCAGATCCCTAGAACTGTCAGAAGAGAAGAATGAAATTTGTCTCCACTTCATCAGAAGAAACTGCAGATTTCAGG AGCAATGCAAACTAGTGCATTTTAATCTCCCATATAAATGGGAGGTGAACGAGGGGAACGGATGGAGGGATCTGCAAGGGATGGAGGAGATTGAACGAGCCTTTTGCGACCCCAAGAACACGTTCGG TCCAGGCTCAAGGCCGGTGGATTTCCAAACAATGACAAGGTCTGGACATCCAGTGCGCCGTCTGTCCACCGTCTCGTCCATCACCAAGCCTTCACACTATGTCCTGACCACACACTGGTTGTGGTACTACAAGGGAGACCATGATAACTGGATCGAGTATGGCAGGCCG GACGATAAGCACCGCGTGACATCTGTAAAGTCCTGTGATCTGGAGGAAATGTTTCTGACAGACAACAAAGCTAAAGTCACAGTTCTAAAAGGCAACAGACATTACTATGTCAGTTTCGAAG ATATGTACCAGAGAAACCCCAAACACAACACCAAGAGAAAAGTACGCCGGAGGCCCTGCTTCGTTTCCATCAGCGAGGTGGAAAGCCAAATAGTGTag
- the si:dkeyp-27e10.3 gene encoding UPF0606 protein KIAA1549 → MEKSEGERAGLRAMPVKARRLIGCCLLLLLALMLVSIATTSTPVSEKLPSGLSKRDSGFFPTHAGLQQALLSLSQYSTNPRSKAHTSSDAKHPAQPVRHDNASGIAPTPSLGADGGSGNLGDSAHGIHLLLRPPDLLTPSQMPPLHGHSPPTPAPPTLLTHEDLDSAQSTEVDWGSGDYLETLTFMGSDGDDLSLVSTLPTHGYDSYEIEDDNAGVRYDTDFPSRPVLTLSSGHLLPSVTLGYGTSLRTAHPSDPRLPHVPDTAPDDLDFDWAELYPIEPTEMLLPDMNSMEYYNTLLAKENASAARNQTHLTPPHITPTATHTQLTGSTHTLTPSLGVGPNTVTEQVDTPHSIPGVTPTPPQKPTVQPSEVPSYPGKGSPQPALPDASKQPVVPSAPPVIPQGPVVQAVTVKVPSAHTPQTPTKAMTTTTTTTTTVSKPVPPAPRIPLPIAPRQYVCNITKQDMYLVRVGMPSATSVAFAKAHVKEILRREFNRTVELQVLKAPPNFVFRAVSGPNVYTAVSIINTLRQSARSTSSSTILTVTPIYPVPEHINQVHSVLQFVPSHVDVRVCSFSERVERGLFMAYSEVRRRLQENGNFSVLILNITVSLAKGQKQQKTPVDITFAIRDSHGYLRGSDVSAHLRQLHVVEFSFYLGFPAVQIAEPFHYPELNVSHHLRSSWVKTVLLGVLDQRVSERTFQAKMERRLAVLVGEGLGLGGGRRWRRATTVGNNSVQIVRALRLDGADNPLELVYFVEAGSGERLSGLTTAAMLNRLNLQRAAIVLGYRVHGILATPVEKLSLTPSETQPSNVWLIIGVVVPGVVVLLIIIILYWKLCRSEKLEFQPDAMSTIQQRQKVWVEPFHSLQAPSVKGFDFAKLHLGQHSKDDIMVIQEPSPMPPSVKEATPSEGGELNTPKSKSSSTKVSRAARRRSRLSPSDGDSLASEASSGRESAEESTRPAVTPSDSKPHHRKSKHAKNKLGATSGSGADEQLSSSSIFDHVDRLSRGSSDGTRRVSNKVQLIAMQPVPSPPSHPHNQALSPALSERMADGGKVSSEIQVALRHKSEIEHHRNKIRLRAKRKGHYEFPSMEDIIAVFGDSSEQQRVYQQAQEQIHKILHPNTQIASPNREPHRRGRRSPRQRQRQNLSGNSSLTDKDRLISDGDATYRKYPGVNNVAYMSDADRLPDVSSPSPTDEVFVDPGSPPPGPAPAPPAYIPPQPSIEEARQQMHSLLDDAFALVSPSSQSSSAPLNITGVTTIPGEEGVSPGPPSSPPARSVRQWGSSSYPAAPAHSPFSARYAELGMSPTSLQNLLHRQTMGSGYLASGELQSDPGYTSSGQYGDDISSSSRPRPVGGSTGAQLHQLTQVGLSSQIAVYPGVGRSVSGPSGSSWAQYRSDEEVSRPGNNPEAILSFSEYSSSPVFQMPRSSLRDPPMPTAGYSGLEEASPAVQSSASLIKAIREELQRLSQKQPAMTVYHS, encoded by the exons ATGGAGAAGTCAGAGGGAGAAAGGGCAGGTTTGAGGGCAATGCCTGTGAAGGCTCGGcgtctgattggctgctgcttGCTCCTGCTCTTGGCATTGATGCTTGTTTCCATAGCGACTACAAGCACACCTGTGTCAG AGAAACTCCCGTCCGGTCTATCCAAACGGGACTCTGGTTTCTTCCCGACACACGCAGGCTTACAACAAGCTTTGTTATCCTTATCGCAATACTCAACAAATCCCAGAAGCAAAGCTCATACATCATCAGATGCCAAGCATCCTGCACAGCCTGTTCGCCATGACAATGCATCTGGCATAGCTCCTACCCCATCCCTAGGTGCTGATGGTGGGTCAGGTAACCTAGGTGATAGTGCACATGGCATTCACCTGCTGCTACGTCCTCCAGACCTTCTCACACCAAGTCAGATGCCTCCTCTTCATGGCCACAGCCCACCTACACCGGCTCCTCCTACTTTGCTTACACATGAAGACTTGGACTCTGCTCAGTCTACAGAAGTAGACTGGGGTTCTGGGGATTACCTGGAGACTTTAACCTTCATGGGCTCTGACGGTGATGACCTTTCGTTGGTCTCCACCCTTCCAACACATGGATATGACTCATATGAAATTGAGGATGACAATGCTGGAGTCCGTTACGACACCGACTTTCCATCACGGCCCGTTCTAACTCTTTCCTCTGGGCATCTGCTCCCGAGTGTAACTCTTGGATATGGAACTAGCCTAAGGACTGCCCACCCTTCTGATCCCCGCCTGCCCCATGTCCCTGATACTGCCCCGGATGATCTGGATTTTGACTGGGCAGAACTATACCCTATTGAACCCACTGAAATGCTGCTTCCAGATATGAACAGTATGGAGTATTACAACACGCTACTGGCCAAAGAGAATGCTAGTGCTGCTCGCAACCAGACACACCTGACTCCCCCTCATATCACTCCTACAGCGACTCATACACAACTTACAGGCTccacgcacacactcaccccTTCTCTGGGTGTTGGCCCTAATACAGTAACAGAACAAGTGGATACACCTCACTCCATACCTGGAGTTACCCCCACTCCTCCACAAAAACCTACTGTACAGCCTTCTGAAGTACCTTCTTACCCAGGGAAGGGGTCTCCTCAACCAGCTTTACCAGACGCTAGTAAACAACCTGTAGTTCCATCAGCCCCACCCGTTATCCCACAGGGTCCAGTCGTCCAGGCTGTAACAGTTAAAGTCCCTTCTGCTCACACACCTCAAACACCTACCAAAGCTATGACTACcactacaacaactacaaccaccGTGTCCAAACCAGTACCTCCTGCTCCCAGAATCCCACTTCCCATTGCACCCCGGCAGTATGTCTGCAACATCACCAAGCAAGACATGTACTTGGTCAGAGTAG GCATGCCAAGTGCGACCTCTGTGGCGTTTGCGAAGGCTCATGTGAAGGAGATTTTGAGGCGAGAGTTCAACCGGACAGTAGAGCTGCAG GTACTTAAAGCTCCACCCAATTTTGTTTTCCGGGCCGTATCTGGCCCAAACGTATACACTGCGGTGTCAATCATCAACACCCTCCGCCAATCAGCACGCAGCACCTCGTCCTCCACAATCCTCACTGTCACACCAATATATCCCGTACCTGAACACATCAATCAGGTGCATTCAG TTTTGCAGTTTGTTCCGAGCCACGTGGACGTGCGTGTGTGCAGCTTCAGTGAGCGTGTGGAGCGGGGACTCTTCATGGCTTATTCAGAAGTTCGCAGGCGATTGCAGGAGAACGGAAACTTCTCTGTTCTT ATCTTGAACATCACCGTGAGTTTGGCGAAAGGCCAGAAGCAGCAGAAAACTCCAGTGGACATAACGTTCGCCATCCGAGATTCTCACGGCTACCTCAGAGGCTCCGACGTCAGCGCTCACCTGAGACAGCTGCATGTGGTGGAGTTCAGCTTCTACCTGGGCTTTCCTGCAGTGCAGATCGCAGAGC cTTTTCATTATCCGGAGCTGAATGTATCTCATCATTTGCGATCGTCTTGGGTAAAGACAG TGTTACTGGGCGTGTTAGATCAGCGTGTGAGTGAGCGGACGTTCCAGGCTAAAATGGAGAGGAGACTGGCTGTGTTGGTGGGAGAGGGGCTTGGGCTCGGCGGTGGGCGTCGCTGGAGACGAGCAACCACTGTGGGCAACAACAGCGTGCAG ATTGTACGAGCTTTACGCCTGGACGGGGCAGATAACCCTCTAGAGCTGGTGTATTTTGTGGAGGCGGGGTCAGGTGAGCGGCTGTCGGGTCTGACTACAGCTGCCATGCTGAACAGACTCAACCTGCAGAGGGCAGCAATTGTGTTGGGCTACCGTGTGCATGGGATACTGGCTACAc CGGTGGAGAAGTTATCCCTGACCCCGTCTGAGACGCAGCCCAGTAATGTGTGGCTGATTATTGGGGTGGTGGTCCCAGGGGTGGTggtcctcctcatcatcatcatcctgtaCTGGAAACTGTGCCGCTCTGAGAAACTGGAGTTCCAACCAGACGCCATGAGCACCATCCAACAGAGACAGAAGGTCTGGGTCGAACCATTTCACAGT ctCCAGGCCCCGAGTGTGAAAGGCTTTGACTTTGCCAAGCTCCACCTTGGACAGCATAGTAAAGATGACATCATGGTGATCCAAGAACCCTCTCCTATGCCTCCATCTGTcaaagaggccacgccttctgaAGGTGGAGAACTGAACACACCTAAATCCAAAAGCTCATCCACTAAAGTGTCACGTGCAGCTCGAAGGAGGAGCAG ATTGTCCCCATCTGATGGTGACTCATTGGCCAGTGAGGCGTCCAGTGGTCGAGAGTCAGCTGAGGAAAGCACCAGACCTGCAGTCACACCCAGTGACAGCAAACCTCATCACCGCAAGAGCAAACATG CCAAGAACAAACTCG gcgCGACATCAGGCAGCGGAGCTGATGAACAGTTATCTTCCTCCTCCATATTTGACCATGTGGATCGACTGTCTCGAGGCTCGTCTGATGGAACACGCCGGGTCTCCAATAAAGTCCAGTTAATCGCCATGCAGCCTGTTCCGAGCCCACCCTCTCATCCGCATAACCAAGCCCTAAGCCCCGCCCTCAGTGAAAGGATGGCGGATGGAGGCAAGGTTAGCTCAGAG atccAGGTTGCTCTCAGGCATAAGTCTGAGATCGAACACCACCGAAATAAGATACGACTGCGAGCCAAGAGAAAAGGCCACTACGAGTTTCCGTCCATGGAGGACATTATAGCGGTGTTCGGAGACAGCTCAGAGCAGCAGCGAGTGTATCAGCAAGCCCAGGAGCAAATACACAAGATCCTGCATCCTAATACACAAATAGCTTCACCCAACAGAGAGCCTCACAGGAG AGGCAGACGTTCTCCCAGACAGCGTCAAAGGCAGAATTTGAGTGGAAACAGCAGCCTGACAGATAAAGATCGTCTCATTTCGGATGGCGATGCCACATACAGGAAGTACCCGGGAGTCAACAATGTGGCCTACATG TCGGACGCAGATCGGCTCCCTGATGTCAGCAGCCCTTCCCCGACTGACGAGGTATTTGTTGACCCGGGGTCTCCGCCTCCTGGACCTGCCCCTGCTCCACCTGCTTATATTCCACCTCAGCCAAGCATCGAAGAGGCGCGTCAGCAAATGCACTCTCTGTTAGATGATGCATTTGCCTTGGTCTCACCCTCCTCACAGAGCAGCTCCGCCCCTCTGAACATCACTGGGGTAACAACAATTCCTGGAGAGGAAGGAGTCAGTCCTGGTCCACCCTCTAGTCCACCAGCGCGTTCTGTCCGCCAGTGGGGCTCGTCATCCTACCCAGCAGCCCCTGCACACAGTCCCTTCTCTGCA aggTATGCTGAATTAGGAATGTCCCCTACATCTTTACAAAACTTATTGCACAG GCAGACGATGGGCTCAGGATATCTGGCATCTGGGGAGCTACAGTCTGATCCAGGTTACACAAGCAGCGGACAGTATGGGGATGATATCTCATCATCCTCCCGACCAcgacctgtagggggcagcacaG gtgcacaGTTACATCAGCTGACACAGGTAGGCCTGTCCAGTCAGATTGCTGTGTATCCCGGAGTGGGACGTAGTGTATCCGGACCCTCAGGATCCAGCTGGGCCCAGTACCGTTCAGACGAAGAGGTCTCCAGACCTGGAAATAATCCGGAGGCT atCCTGTCGTTCTCGGAGTACTCCTCATCTCCCGTGTTCCAGATGCCCAGGTCGTCCCTTAGAGATCCTCCCATGCCCACAGCAGGCTACAGCGGTCTGGAGGAAGCCTCTCCAGCTGTGCAGTCCTCAGCTTCACTTATCAAGGCCATCAGGGAGGAGCTGCAAAGACTCTCCCAGAAACAACCAGCCATGACAGTCTACCACAGTTGA